The Marinilongibacter aquaticus genome has a window encoding:
- a CDS encoding T9SS type A sorting domain-containing protein: MNKYKTKKMMLLSLFLGIAACGQAFAINGTVTQATFKGAAPGEPIIIGKPGSTLTVSLNFSGSGSFPAGQLIVDVDFPQGSYSPTANSDVMAGALSNLFDWVWDGSLLKGTNNTALDGSISGDIVINVFGNSSTWSGSGMPTVDNTTINLQDLSFQDSNGLDNSSLAGIGVVDGPTPVKLLGFTASKEGSIALLRWGTAEEVNVDRFEILQSLDAKNWRSIASVDALGESTTEHWYSFNDANPANGTNYYRIKSVDRDGATDFSNIQSLEFEIANAAAFYPNPVAETLKLKGENLANVNKVTLLNMMGGILLETDEIPASGIDVRQLPAGSYIVRLERKNGSVDAFKVVKQ; this comes from the coding sequence ATGAATAAGTATAAAACAAAAAAAATGATGCTGCTGTCCCTTTTCTTGGGGATAGCGGCTTGCGGACAGGCCTTTGCCATCAATGGAACCGTCACCCAGGCCACATTCAAAGGAGCGGCTCCAGGAGAGCCCATAATCATAGGCAAACCGGGCAGTACGCTGACGGTAAGCTTAAACTTCAGCGGATCGGGCAGCTTCCCTGCGGGGCAGTTAATCGTGGACGTTGACTTTCCTCAGGGCTCTTATTCCCCTACTGCTAATTCAGACGTAATGGCAGGAGCTTTGAGCAATCTATTCGACTGGGTATGGGACGGCAGCCTACTCAAGGGAACAAACAACACTGCACTGGACGGTTCAATCTCTGGCGACATTGTCATCAATGTCTTTGGCAACTCCTCCACTTGGTCGGGCAGCGGCATGCCAACAGTCGACAATACAACAATAAATTTGCAGGACCTTTCCTTCCAGGACTCAAACGGATTGGATAATAGCAGTCTGGCGGGCATCGGAGTCGTCGATGGCCCAACCCCCGTGAAGCTTTTGGGCTTTACGGCCAGCAAGGAGGGCAGCATCGCCCTCTTGCGTTGGGGCACTGCCGAAGAGGTGAACGTGGACCGCTTCGAGATCCTCCAATCCCTGGATGCCAAGAACTGGAGAAGCATCGCCTCGGTGGACGCCTTGGGCGAATCCACCACCGAACACTGGTACAGCTTCAACGATGCGAATCCGGCCAACGGCACCAACTACTACCGCATCAAGTCCGTCGACAGGGACGGTGCAACCGACTTCTCCAACATCCAGTCCTTGGAATTTGAGATCGCCAATGCCGCAGCATTTTATCCCAACCCCGTAGCAGAGACCCTAAAATTGAAGGGCGAGAATTTAGCGAACGTGAACAAGGTGACCCTATTGAACATGATGGGTGGCATTTTGTTGGAGACGGATGAAATACCGGCTTCCGGCATCGATGTGCGGCAGTTACCAGCGGGTTCTTACATTGTGCGTTTGGAGCGTAAGAACGGCAGCGTGGACGCCTTCAAGGTGGTTAAGCAATAA
- a CDS encoding lasso RiPP family leader peptide-containing protein translates to MNKKHTSRNKYTKPSLKKLGSVKELTLKTGSSTDGFTVYTP, encoded by the coding sequence ATGAACAAGAAACATACATCGAGAAACAAATACACCAAACCGAGCTTGAAGAAGCTGGGCAGCGTAAAGGAACTGACTTTGAAGACCGGTTCCAGCACGGACGGCTTCACAGTCTATACCCCGTAA
- a CDS encoding T9SS type A sorting domain-containing protein: MLTVLLGIADKTLASDLSISFGAVEISANTGSPTDPIVIGGGTQATETIFFASSGSGDITAGGVKLIVSYPVNYVPTGTSGTDITGTLAALFNWSYDAGTRVLTGTSNTVINSGNFSGDVVVSLKGVVTTWDGVNPPSIAYTKGRLNIDPGHYDGIILPPKEARPVGLAVVDGPTPVKLLGFTASKEGSIALLRWGTAEEVNVDRFEILQSLDAKNWRSIASVDALGESTTDHWYSFNDANPANGTNYYRIKSVDRDGATDFSNIQSLEFEIANAAAFYPNPVAETLKLKGENLANVNKVTVLNMMGGILVETSELSKDGINVSHLPAGSYIVRLERKNGSVNAFKVVKQ, from the coding sequence ATGCTGACGGTTCTACTCGGCATTGCAGACAAAACACTTGCCAGTGACTTAAGTATCTCGTTTGGTGCAGTGGAGATATCTGCCAATACTGGCTCGCCGACGGACCCGATAGTTATAGGTGGGGGCACCCAAGCCACTGAGACCATATTTTTCGCTTCCAGTGGCAGTGGGGATATAACAGCCGGAGGAGTCAAACTGATTGTCTCATATCCTGTGAATTATGTTCCCACAGGCACGTCGGGCACGGACATTACGGGCACTTTGGCCGCCCTATTCAATTGGAGCTACGATGCAGGTACTAGAGTATTGACCGGGACTTCAAATACGGTAATTAATAGCGGCAATTTTTCGGGAGATGTGGTTGTGAGCCTGAAAGGGGTTGTAACAACTTGGGACGGAGTGAACCCTCCCTCCATTGCTTACACTAAGGGAAGGCTTAATATTGATCCAGGTCATTATGATGGGATTATCCTACCTCCTAAAGAGGCCCGTCCTGTGGGTCTTGCAGTGGTCGATGGCCCAACCCCCGTGAAGCTTTTGGGCTTTACGGCCAGCAAGGAAGGCAGCATCGCCCTCTTGCGTTGGGGTACTGCCGAAGAGGTGAACGTTGACCGCTTCGAGATCCTTCAATCCCTGGATGCCAAGAACTGGAGAAGCATCGCTTCGGTGGACGCCCTGGGAGAATCCACCACCGACCACTGGTACAGCTTCAACGATGCGAATCCGGCCAACGGCACCAACTACTACCGCATCAAGTCTGTGGACAGAGACGGTGCAACCGACTTCTCCAACATCCAGTCCTTGGAATTTGAGATCGCCAATGCCGCAGCATTTTATCCCAACCCCGTAGCAGAGACCCTAAAATTGAAGGGCGAGAATTTAGCGAACGTGAACAAGGTGACCGTATTGAACATGATGGGTGGCATTTTGGTAGAAACCAGTGAGCTATCCAAAGACGGAATAAATGTAAGTCACTTACCAGCGGGCTCATACATCGTGCGTCTGGAACGTAAGAACGGCAGCGTGAATGCCTTCAAGGTGGTTAAACAGTAA
- a CDS encoding lasso RiPP family leader peptide-containing protein translates to MNKKHTSRNKYTKPSLKKLGSVKELTLKTGSSTDGFTVYTP, encoded by the coding sequence ATGAACAAGAAACATACATCGAGAAACAAATACACCAAGCCAAGCTTGAAGAAGCTGGGCAGCGTAAAAGAACTGACATTGAAGACCGGTTCCAGCACAGACGGCTTCACAGTCTATACCCCGTAA
- a CDS encoding cold-shock protein: MKEGTVKFFNSQKGFGFIKPSDSDKDVFVHESGLIDEIRENDKVEYEVEQGKKGPNAFNVSVIY, encoded by the coding sequence ATGAAAGAAGGAACAGTTAAGTTTTTCAACAGTCAAAAAGGATTCGGTTTCATAAAGCCATCCGATTCGGACAAGGACGTTTTTGTCCACGAAAGCGGCCTTATTGATGAAATAAGAGAAAACGACAAAGTAGAATACGAAGTTGAACAGGGCAAAAAGGGCCCCAACGCCTTTAATGTATCCGTGATATATTAA
- a CDS encoding fatty acid desaturase family protein produces the protein MLFFLYLVSGAGMAGVGMCVMHDALHGTYSRNTKLNELMGYTLNLVGGNREVWKMQHNVLHHSFTNVEEHDDDINAPYFLRFSPHAIQRPLHRFQHLYAWFFYGLSTIFGVTGKDFVKVSRYKKYGLIKDEKSHRRLLTKIIFWKIVYFSYSLVLPVMFSPYSLGMVLLAFFAMHFATGLVITLIFQTAHIIPKAEFPLPNSSGHFIKDRWAHQMETTCNFAPGNKTMIWLTGGLNHQIEHHLFPHISHIHYGEISKIVKSTAKEYGIPYHSYPTLSSAIKHHFVMLHDLGQRA, from the coding sequence ATGCTTTTTTTCCTGTACTTGGTTAGCGGTGCGGGCATGGCCGGTGTGGGGATGTGCGTAATGCACGACGCCCTTCATGGTACATATTCTCGGAATACGAAACTGAACGAATTGATGGGTTACACCCTTAATCTGGTAGGGGGGAATAGAGAGGTCTGGAAAATGCAGCACAATGTACTGCATCATAGCTTCACGAACGTGGAGGAACATGACGATGATATAAATGCACCTTATTTTTTACGTTTTTCTCCGCATGCCATCCAAAGGCCTTTGCATCGTTTTCAGCACCTTTACGCATGGTTTTTCTACGGCCTGTCTACCATTTTCGGCGTAACGGGCAAAGATTTTGTGAAAGTGAGCAGATACAAAAAATATGGTTTGATAAAGGATGAAAAATCGCATAGGAGATTATTGACAAAAATCATTTTCTGGAAAATCGTGTATTTTTCGTACAGTTTGGTGCTGCCAGTAATGTTTAGCCCGTATAGTTTGGGAATGGTTTTGCTGGCTTTTTTTGCGATGCACTTTGCTACGGGCTTGGTTATTACCCTTATTTTTCAAACAGCCCACATTATTCCCAAAGCAGAATTTCCCTTGCCCAACTCAAGCGGGCATTTTATAAAGGATAGGTGGGCCCATCAAATGGAGACAACTTGCAATTTTGCACCCGGCAACAAGACGATGATTTGGTTGACGGGAGGGTTGAACCATCAAATAGAACATCATTTATTTCCGCACATTTCGCATATTCATTACGGCGAAATCTCCAAGATCGTAAAAAGCACGGCGAAGGAGTATGGTATACCTTATCATTCGTACCCGACACTTTCTTCGGCCATCAAACACCATTTTGTGATGCTTCATGACTTGGGGCAAAGAGCTTAA
- a CDS encoding helix-turn-helix domain-containing protein, which yields MNKTSSNKDENDYFTLCWIQKGIEYIEINGTKYNHVLNSVFFLSPDFNWKITKNETGSSSGYVLFLPKHILNHERFRNLQITQVRFFRSSDEIPKIQLSPLIETRVQAILQMIDELISTNLNQKEEAILSLLYTFFVYCDGKCNIVTTIAENNTKAALVYKFKKIIDSRITECHEVSHYAEILHVSSKYLNACVKEILDINAKHLIDEQLIMRSRYQLKFTDKTIKEIGYALGFSSPDYFSYFIKKHTGISPLQHRNS from the coding sequence TTGAATAAGACGAGCTCGAACAAAGACGAGAACGACTACTTCACTTTGTGTTGGATTCAAAAGGGGATAGAATACATCGAAATTAATGGCACAAAGTACAATCACGTGCTCAATTCTGTTTTCTTTCTTTCACCCGATTTCAATTGGAAAATCACCAAAAACGAGACAGGAAGCTCTTCGGGCTATGTGCTATTTTTACCCAAACACATTTTGAATCACGAGAGATTCAGAAATCTCCAAATCACACAGGTGCGTTTTTTTCGTTCGAGTGACGAGATTCCGAAAATCCAGCTTTCTCCGCTCATCGAAACACGGGTACAGGCGATTCTTCAAATGATCGACGAACTGATCAGCACAAATCTCAATCAAAAAGAAGAGGCCATTTTATCGCTTTTGTATACTTTTTTCGTCTACTGCGACGGCAAATGCAACATCGTCACCACCATTGCCGAAAACAACACCAAAGCAGCCTTGGTCTATAAATTCAAAAAAATAATTGACAGCCGCATCACCGAATGCCATGAAGTAAGTCATTATGCCGAAATCCTCCATGTATCGAGCAAATACCTCAATGCCTGCGTCAAAGAGATTTTGGACATCAACGCAAAGCACCTGATCGACGAACAATTGATAATGCGTAGCCGCTATCAGCTGAAATTTACCGACAAAACCATAAAAGAAATCGGATACGCACTCGGTTTTTCTTCGCCCGATTATTTCAGCTATTTCATCAAAAAACACACCGGAATATCTCCTTTACAGCACAGAAACAGCTGA
- a CDS encoding cupin domain-containing protein gives MDRKKFIQKTGLGLGIAFIPGLANSKANAKSKSMLDPKLIKNKEGEILNVLGDVQTHKLVGSETDNQIVEWVDDVEPGVGIPPHIHTKEDEIFRVIKGKVEIMVDGKTTVLEAGDTAFAPKNIVHSWTVVGTEKAKMITSAFPAGIETMFRELAALPAGPPDFEKVAKICGNHGITFIH, from the coding sequence ATGGACAGAAAAAAGTTTATACAGAAAACGGGTTTGGGACTGGGAATAGCCTTCATTCCGGGCTTGGCAAACAGCAAAGCCAATGCAAAATCCAAGAGCATGCTCGACCCCAAATTAATCAAGAATAAAGAGGGTGAAATATTGAACGTACTGGGCGATGTGCAAACGCACAAACTGGTGGGCAGCGAAACCGACAATCAAATTGTGGAATGGGTTGACGACGTGGAACCGGGCGTGGGCATTCCTCCGCATATCCACACCAAAGAAGATGAAATTTTCAGGGTGATTAAAGGGAAAGTCGAGATTATGGTCGACGGAAAAACGACGGTTCTCGAAGCCGGCGACACCGCTTTTGCCCCCAAAAACATCGTGCATTCCTGGACGGTAGTTGGTACGGAAAAAGCCAAAATGATCACCAGTGCATTTCCCGCGGGCATTGAAACCATGTTCAGGGAATTGGCCGCCCTACCCGCTGGACCGCCCGACTTTGAAAAAGTGGCAAAAATATGCGGAAATCACGGCATCACTTTTATCCATTAA
- a CDS encoding MutS-related protein, giving the protein MVKDILLQLKYIFSQKLFNRKKDAAERLKESFGQLKNTSYDFDHIERYFRHSSHAKAYQVLSDKTCKDLDFDDLFMFLDRTHSHVGQQYLYNKLRTVVIDKPQTKLDEEIIEELSEDSTLRISLQTKLEMLNHRDAYYISTLFQEEHLNPPKWFFIIKLLSLASLAALILGFFKPVFFLVLLGIFCVNFVLHYWNKKNLAQYVGSIPQLLRLNNLAYQLFTQPVLRKLSPDLAKSFKTINEVKSRMSFFQLEAKLQGEFEVIAWFVFEILKTMLLLEPLLLFGVLARLNTKRSEIENVFNFVGHIDMLISIASLRSGLDTFCLPIIHDGTTILAKDIYHPLIFNCTTNSIEIAEKSILLTGSNMSGKTSFIRAIGLNVITGMTINTCFAKSMTFPCLKVFSAIRISDDLMNDKSYYFEEVLTIKEILDESRNGKNLFLLDEIFKGTNTVERIAAGKSVLSALTKNHNKVLVSTHDIELTDMLSDEYALYHFSETVNDKTVGFDYKLKEGKLENRNAIRILEINDYPEEVVKEAIEISLLLDKTYS; this is encoded by the coding sequence ATGGTAAAAGACATTTTACTTCAGCTTAAATACATCTTTTCTCAAAAGCTTTTCAATCGAAAAAAGGACGCCGCCGAAAGATTAAAAGAATCTTTTGGTCAGCTGAAAAACACTTCCTACGATTTTGATCACATCGAAAGGTATTTTAGACACAGTAGCCACGCGAAGGCCTATCAGGTGCTATCTGACAAAACCTGCAAGGACTTGGACTTTGACGACTTGTTCATGTTTCTCGACCGTACACATTCGCATGTGGGTCAGCAATATTTGTACAATAAACTTCGCACGGTCGTTATCGACAAGCCACAAACAAAGCTCGACGAAGAAATTATAGAAGAGCTTAGCGAAGATTCTACTCTGCGGATTTCTTTGCAAACAAAGCTCGAAATGCTAAACCACAGAGACGCCTATTATATAAGCACGCTTTTTCAAGAAGAGCATTTAAATCCACCCAAATGGTTTTTCATAATCAAATTGCTATCCCTTGCAAGTTTGGCCGCTTTGATACTCGGCTTTTTCAAGCCCGTATTTTTCTTGGTTTTACTTGGCATTTTCTGTGTCAATTTCGTGCTTCACTACTGGAACAAAAAGAATTTGGCACAATACGTGGGTTCTATTCCACAACTCTTGAGACTGAACAACTTGGCCTATCAATTGTTTACCCAACCTGTATTGCGAAAATTAAGCCCCGACTTGGCAAAATCCTTCAAAACCATAAATGAGGTAAAAAGCAGGATGTCATTTTTCCAGCTCGAAGCGAAACTTCAAGGCGAGTTTGAAGTGATTGCCTGGTTTGTCTTTGAGATTCTAAAAACCATGCTTTTGCTCGAACCGCTGCTGCTCTTCGGCGTTTTAGCAAGGTTGAATACAAAAAGAAGCGAAATAGAAAATGTATTCAATTTTGTGGGCCACATTGACATGCTGATCTCGATAGCCTCTTTAAGAAGCGGCCTCGACACATTTTGTTTGCCAATTATCCATGACGGCACCACCATTCTGGCCAAAGACATTTACCATCCCTTGATTTTTAACTGCACAACAAACAGCATAGAAATAGCCGAAAAATCCATACTGCTCACGGGTTCCAATATGTCCGGAAAAACCTCATTTATTCGGGCCATCGGGCTCAATGTAATCACAGGGATGACGATCAACACCTGTTTTGCGAAATCGATGACGTTCCCTTGCTTGAAAGTGTTTTCGGCCATTAGAATAAGCGACGACTTGATGAACGACAAGAGTTATTATTTTGAAGAAGTGCTGACCATCAAAGAGATACTGGATGAAAGCCGAAACGGAAAAAACCTATTTCTTTTGGATGAAATATTTAAAGGCACCAATACCGTGGAACGTATAGCGGCGGGAAAATCTGTGTTATCTGCACTGACAAAAAACCACAATAAAGTATTGGTTTCAACACACGACATTGAATTAACCGACATGCTTTCGGACGAATACGCATTGTACCATTTCAGTGAAACCGTAAACGACAAAACCGTAGGATTCGACTATAAATTAAAGGAAGGCAAACTGGAAAACAGAAATGCGATACGAATACTTGAAATCAATGATTATCCCGAAGAGGTGGTAAAAGAAGCCATTGAAATTTCGCTACTGCTGGACAAAACATACTCTTGA
- a CDS encoding RelA/SpoT domain-containing protein, which yields MSRDLQLIEKDICSKICDRLDKVGLLYRIFSRVKDSNSIAEKIERKKAEGEPYSKDGKKMQDIIGVRIVTYFHDDVNLVREILSDVYKCVDEEIDKVEPTVFKPKRTNIICSFDEKQKGTFNEVAKVTNRESLQLTDHTFELQLRTILSEGWHEIDHSLRYKSKDEWKNHSEKERLLNGIYANLEVNDLAMKSLFSELAYQHFKEKNWEGMLRNRYRLKFQLFKLKEELKHILNEHPKVAKQLFKVDRHDVISKLSKLEFSLPINFNNMVYFINHIELKNEDIANLTPDLIKNCL from the coding sequence ATGAGCCGAGACTTACAACTCATAGAAAAAGACATTTGTTCTAAAATATGTGATCGACTGGACAAAGTTGGGCTATTATACAGAATATTTAGCCGCGTAAAAGACAGTAATTCAATAGCTGAAAAAATTGAAAGAAAAAAAGCAGAAGGCGAGCCATATTCAAAAGACGGCAAAAAAATGCAAGACATTATTGGTGTTCGTATCGTTACATACTTTCACGATGATGTTAATTTGGTGAGGGAAATACTTTCAGACGTTTACAAATGTGTTGATGAAGAAATAGACAAAGTTGAACCGACTGTTTTCAAACCTAAAAGAACAAATATTATTTGTAGTTTTGATGAAAAACAAAAGGGGACATTTAATGAAGTTGCGAAGGTTACGAATCGTGAATCGCTTCAACTAACAGACCATACTTTTGAATTGCAATTAAGAACCATTTTATCCGAGGGGTGGCACGAAATAGATCATAGTTTGAGATACAAATCAAAAGACGAATGGAAAAACCATTCTGAAAAAGAAAGATTATTGAACGGTATTTATGCAAATTTAGAAGTGAATGACTTAGCTATGAAATCACTATTTAGTGAGTTAGCATATCAACATTTTAAGGAAAAGAATTGGGAAGGTATGCTAAGAAATAGATATAGATTGAAATTTCAACTTTTCAAGTTAAAAGAAGAGCTTAAACACATTCTAAATGAACATCCAAAAGTAGCAAAGCAATTATTTAAGGTGGACAGGCATGATGTAATAAGTAAACTCTCTAAACTCGAATTTTCATTACCTATTAACTTTAACAACATGGTTTATTTCATAAACCACATTGAATTGAAAAATGAAGATATCGCTAACTTGACCCCTGACCTAATAAAGAACTGCCTTTAA
- a CDS encoding NACHT domain-containing protein codes for MTDKLSLVDKLFESYNYKIAKTSTKDVRIYTLQYGMYHAAEILSFDEKTDVSKFKTEFSELGYATEIRVIKNLEEVEEYLFEGFFIKTPLGNELRNRYKNFVKKQLLNLPEGSDYQYINSDFDLLLQDNLGEVIEAKAYSSKDNSIISKIKDLFIQTEGALFIIIEAPAGFGKTCTANEILNSITVENSKILPFFTELSRNREARVFKHILLNEIDDQFPNGIKQNVVLEQIHKGRIPLIIDGFDELITKENNKEDVESMLSTIVDLLQNEAKIVITSRKTAILNSEEFIETVNSSIENYSLARFEIKEPTIENWLHNERLKLIVDNEFPINQISNPVLLSYLRNIPLEKLEEFLTKKEGTLIDKYFDYLLTRERQRQNLKLDNQTQFRIFRKLNRFMSEYNFTAETKETIKDFIKAYNVKIIKESLKDYQSEEKPSIEELTETLSNHVFLDRKTDGNIGFINDFVFGFLISENLIFAKFQEHYKENFTKVIPQDFAQKSLEASKIQSPENKNRLWQVYNGNNFEYDSVFYFDADYFLKNEIKRDFNTLFLSDRTIKELNFENHTFENCVFAGITFENCTFNTSCFKKSSFQNCKFYNCSLPNKTQIVYDDFAIYVCQDNNEFIQDINSLYCKDSEINEVKPINQLTEQQVLLQFLQVDEKRPKPRKFSVIKQRLAEYSDKDISNVINSLIRKEYLHFKDDVGFITKDAMNFLNHN; via the coding sequence ATGACCGATAAACTGAGCTTGGTTGACAAATTATTTGAATCATATAACTACAAAATTGCTAAAACCTCAACGAAAGATGTAAGAATTTACACATTGCAATACGGTATGTATCACGCCGCAGAAATATTATCTTTTGATGAAAAAACGGATGTTTCTAAATTCAAAACTGAATTTTCCGAATTAGGATATGCAACTGAAATAAGAGTTATCAAAAACTTAGAAGAAGTTGAAGAATATTTATTTGAAGGCTTTTTTATAAAAACACCTTTAGGCAACGAATTAAGAAATAGGTATAAAAATTTTGTTAAAAAGCAACTCTTAAATTTGCCAGAAGGGAGTGACTATCAATATATTAACAGTGATTTTGACTTGCTGTTGCAAGACAATCTAGGAGAAGTTATTGAGGCTAAGGCCTATTCTTCTAAGGACAATAGTATAATTTCAAAAATCAAAGACCTTTTTATTCAAACAGAAGGGGCTCTATTTATCATTATCGAAGCACCAGCAGGTTTCGGGAAAACTTGTACCGCAAATGAAATTCTTAATAGCATTACGGTTGAAAACTCTAAAATATTACCATTTTTTACGGAGTTATCAAGAAACAGAGAAGCACGTGTTTTTAAGCACATTTTGTTGAATGAAATAGACGACCAATTCCCAAACGGTATAAAACAGAATGTTGTTCTTGAACAAATACACAAGGGGCGAATTCCACTAATTATTGACGGTTTTGACGAGCTGATTACAAAAGAGAACAATAAAGAAGATGTAGAAAGTATGCTTTCTACGATAGTTGATTTGCTTCAGAATGAAGCCAAAATCGTGATTACTTCAAGAAAGACGGCAATTCTAAATAGCGAAGAATTTATTGAAACAGTCAATTCTTCAATTGAAAACTATTCACTCGCTCGCTTTGAAATTAAAGAACCAACTATTGAAAATTGGTTGCACAATGAAAGATTGAAACTTATTGTAGATAATGAATTCCCAATCAATCAAATTTCCAATCCTGTTCTTCTATCATATTTGAGAAATATTCCTTTAGAAAAATTGGAAGAATTTTTAACCAAGAAAGAAGGTACATTGATTGACAAGTATTTTGATTATTTGCTTACTAGAGAAAGGCAACGACAAAATTTAAAATTGGACAATCAAACACAATTTAGAATTTTTAGAAAACTTAATCGCTTTATGTCAGAATACAATTTTACGGCGGAAACAAAGGAAACGATTAAGGATTTTATTAAAGCTTATAATGTAAAAATTATAAAGGAAAGTTTGAAAGATTATCAGTCTGAAGAAAAACCTTCAATTGAAGAATTAACGGAAACTCTATCCAATCATGTTTTTTTGGACAGAAAAACAGACGGAAACATCGGTTTTATAAATGATTTTGTCTTTGGTTTTTTAATAAGTGAAAATCTGATTTTTGCTAAGTTTCAAGAACATTACAAAGAGAACTTTACTAAAGTTATACCTCAAGACTTTGCACAAAAGTCTCTTGAAGCATCAAAAATTCAAAGCCCAGAGAATAAAAATAGGTTATGGCAAGTTTACAATGGAAACAACTTTGAGTACGATTCTGTTTTCTATTTTGATGCCGACTATTTCTTGAAAAATGAAATAAAACGTGATTTCAATACTCTTTTTCTTTCCGACAGAACAATCAAAGAATTGAACTTTGAAAACCACACTTTTGAAAATTGTGTTTTTGCGGGCATTACTTTTGAAAATTGCACCTTCAATACTTCTTGTTTTAAAAAATCATCGTTTCAGAACTGTAAGTTTTACAATTGTTCACTACCAAACAAAACACAGATTGTCTATGATGATTTTGCCATATATGTTTGTCAAGATAATAACGAGTTTATTCAAGATATAAACTCATTGTACTGTAAGGATAGTGAAATAAATGAAGTTAAACCAATTAACCAATTAACCGAGCAGCAAGTGCTCTTACAGTTCTTGCAAGTTGACGAAAAGAGGCCAAAACCAAGAAAGTTTTCGGTAATAAAACAACGGTTAGCAGAGTATTCAGATAAGGACATAAGTAATGTCATTAACTCTTTAATTCGTAAAGAGTATTTGCATTTCAAAGACGATGTCGGTTTTATTACAAAAGATGCAATGAACTTTTTAAATCACAATTGA
- the cas2 gene encoding CRISPR-associated endonuclease Cas2, with the protein MMLHLICYDIENNRARTRLSKLLIKIGMERVQLSVFIGVLSKYEKEELLAKIEELVSEDPIYHVLCIPLHEDMLSGLDEIAKVPLDWEYLKGEKLCMII; encoded by the coding sequence ATGATGCTTCACCTTATTTGCTACGATATTGAAAATAACCGGGCCAGAACGCGGCTTTCTAAATTATTGATAAAAATTGGTATGGAACGAGTGCAGCTTTCTGTTTTTATTGGTGTGCTCAGTAAGTATGAAAAGGAAGAGTTGTTGGCAAAAATAGAAGAGCTAGTATCAGAAGACCCCATTTATCATGTACTTTGTATACCTTTACATGAAGATATGCTTTCGGGTTTGGATGAGATAGCGAAAGTTCCGCTGGATTGGGAGTATTTAAAAGGAGAGAAACTATGCATGATTATTTAG